Proteins from a genomic interval of Arachis hypogaea cultivar Tifrunner chromosome 10, arahy.Tifrunner.gnm2.J5K5, whole genome shotgun sequence:
- the LOC112717097 gene encoding B3 domain-containing transcription factor VRN1 isoform X1 — translation MNLIHENATHFFPIKHPMRYMHDLNVKNAKSEEKFSKMDCSMLLLVSMHLIKKLEKFSLLISTNQQKMKAAPTASTDEKERLPYTGPTKDRCQFQCPLKKCSRHNNCYLCQKITMASCSYQPNKHSPPKTLICFFKIILRQSLQDGNLKIPNKFTSKYGGDVKNPVYLKPPDGTQWKVQWTQHDDDILFEKGWKEFAAYYCLDHGHLLRFEFNGTSCFEVHIFDMSGLEIHYPFNNRIDNDSVETLNELPPQCWGREQKRLKTPLSLSLPFTSKQLRIATETRDVEGGSQSEEKNIEMPIIPSVIHRSDVFEPGTCGFRCLEEAQKFNSENPSFMIKLGKSNLQRSRANFKASFYIKYFENKEQNVEIRYQGKLWPAKLLCYPAAAAAYISNGWRPFSLENDLKVGDVCVFELINGEIPVLDAHIYRANG, via the exons ATGAATCTAATCCATGAAAATGCAACTCATTTCTTTCCAATCAAACACCCCATGAGATATATGCAT GATTTGAATGTGAAAAATGCAAAATCAGAAGAAAAGTTTTCCAAAATGGATTGTTCAATGCTCCTTCTTGTGTCCATGCATTTGATCAAGAAATTAGAGAAATTCAGTTTATTAATATCAACTAACCAACAAAAGATGAAAGCTGCACCAACAGCTTCAACAGATGAGAAAGAGAGGCTTCCTTACACTGGGCCCACTAAAGACAGATGTCAG TTTCAGTGTCCACTTAAAAAGTGTAGCAGACACAATAATTGTTACTTGTGTCAAAAAATAACCATGGCTTCATGTAGCTACCAACCAAACAAGCATTCTCCTCCAAAAACTTTGATCTGTTTCTTTAAGATTATTCTCAGACAAAGCCTTCAAGATGGAAATCTT AAGATACCAAACAAGTTCACTAGCAAATATGGTGGTGATGTGAAAAATCCAGTGTATCTGAAGCCTCCAGATGGCACTCAATGGAAAGTACAATGGACTCAGCATGATGATGACATTTTATTTGAAAAGGGTTGGAAAGAATTTGCTGCATATTACTGTCTGGATCATGGTCACTTGTTGCGATTTGAGTTCAATGGAACTTCTTGTTTTGAGGTACACATATTTGACATGAGTGGCCTTGAAATACACTATCCTTTCAATAACCGGATCGACAATGATTCGGTTGAGACTTTGAATGAGCTGCCACCACAATGTTGGGGCAGAGAGCAGAAAAGattgaaaacaccattatcattatcattgccTTTTACAAGTAAGCAATTGAGAATTGCCACAGAAACTAGAGATGTGGAAGGAGGCAGTCAATCTGAAGAGAAAAACATTGAGATGCCAATAATTCCATCTGTCATTCATCGTTCGGATG TTTTTGAGCCTGGGACCTGTGGTTTTCGATGCCTGGAAGAAGCTCAGAAGTTCAACTCAGAAAATCCCTCTTTCATGATCAAGCTAGGGAAGAGTAATCTACAGAGATCAAGGGCT AATTTTAAAGCTTCCTTCTACATAAAGtattttgaaaacaaggagcagaATGTAGAGATACGGTACCAAGGCAAGTTGTGGCCTGCAAAGTTGCTCTGTTATCCCGCAGCAGCAGCTGCCTATATCTCGAATGGTTGGCGGCCTTTTAGTCTTGAGAATGATTTAAAAGTTGGAGATGTTTGTGTCTTTGAGCTCATTAATGGAGAAATCCCAGTGCTTGATGCTCATATTTATAGAGCCAATGGTTAA
- the LOC112717097 gene encoding B3 domain-containing transcription factor VRN1 isoform X2 gives MNLIHENATHFFPIKHPMRYMHDLNVKNAKSEEKFSKMDCSMLLLVSMHLIKKLEKFSLLISTNQQKMKAAPTASTDEKERLPYTGPTKDRCQKIPNKFTSKYGGDVKNPVYLKPPDGTQWKVQWTQHDDDILFEKGWKEFAAYYCLDHGHLLRFEFNGTSCFEVHIFDMSGLEIHYPFNNRIDNDSVETLNELPPQCWGREQKRLKTPLSLSLPFTSKQLRIATETRDVEGGSQSEEKNIEMPIIPSVIHRSDVFEPGTCGFRCLEEAQKFNSENPSFMIKLGKSNLQRSRANFKASFYIKYFENKEQNVEIRYQGKLWPAKLLCYPAAAAAYISNGWRPFSLENDLKVGDVCVFELINGEIPVLDAHIYRANG, from the exons ATGAATCTAATCCATGAAAATGCAACTCATTTCTTTCCAATCAAACACCCCATGAGATATATGCAT GATTTGAATGTGAAAAATGCAAAATCAGAAGAAAAGTTTTCCAAAATGGATTGTTCAATGCTCCTTCTTGTGTCCATGCATTTGATCAAGAAATTAGAGAAATTCAGTTTATTAATATCAACTAACCAACAAAAGATGAAAGCTGCACCAACAGCTTCAACAGATGAGAAAGAGAGGCTTCCTTACACTGGGCCCACTAAAGACAGATGTCAG AAGATACCAAACAAGTTCACTAGCAAATATGGTGGTGATGTGAAAAATCCAGTGTATCTGAAGCCTCCAGATGGCACTCAATGGAAAGTACAATGGACTCAGCATGATGATGACATTTTATTTGAAAAGGGTTGGAAAGAATTTGCTGCATATTACTGTCTGGATCATGGTCACTTGTTGCGATTTGAGTTCAATGGAACTTCTTGTTTTGAGGTACACATATTTGACATGAGTGGCCTTGAAATACACTATCCTTTCAATAACCGGATCGACAATGATTCGGTTGAGACTTTGAATGAGCTGCCACCACAATGTTGGGGCAGAGAGCAGAAAAGattgaaaacaccattatcattatcattgccTTTTACAAGTAAGCAATTGAGAATTGCCACAGAAACTAGAGATGTGGAAGGAGGCAGTCAATCTGAAGAGAAAAACATTGAGATGCCAATAATTCCATCTGTCATTCATCGTTCGGATG TTTTTGAGCCTGGGACCTGTGGTTTTCGATGCCTGGAAGAAGCTCAGAAGTTCAACTCAGAAAATCCCTCTTTCATGATCAAGCTAGGGAAGAGTAATCTACAGAGATCAAGGGCT AATTTTAAAGCTTCCTTCTACATAAAGtattttgaaaacaaggagcagaATGTAGAGATACGGTACCAAGGCAAGTTGTGGCCTGCAAAGTTGCTCTGTTATCCCGCAGCAGCAGCTGCCTATATCTCGAATGGTTGGCGGCCTTTTAGTCTTGAGAATGATTTAAAAGTTGGAGATGTTTGTGTCTTTGAGCTCATTAATGGAGAAATCCCAGTGCTTGATGCTCATATTTATAGAGCCAATGGTTAA
- the LOC112717096 gene encoding B3 domain-containing transcription factor VRN1: MASTSFQPKNKSPSTVISFFKILLSKSLQAGTLKIPRKFSRIYGGGVPNPVYLKLPDGTQWKIDWTNHNGEIIFENGWKEFAAYYSLDQGHLLWFDYKKTSLFEVHIFDMSCLEINYPPNDHTDDDCVEILNKPPSPLRGGLRKRSVAPLSTPSKTKRLRSATKSRDVERGSQSKDTSLEMPVFSSSRQDFLDFSPGTSGFKALKEAEKFSSENPFFIVKIRQAIRSNRNFPASFFIKYFKNEVQKVKIRFEGNLFPAKLRYYRQNSTAFISSGWLQFAQASKLQPGDVTVFELVDRDDPVFETHIYRAKAFKSWSCGFQSLKAARNFKSENPSFMVKITQTNLPRTTAVIPVPFFTKYFARKKPNIQIKLRNKLLPAKLLYYPSSSAAYISAGWQAFVGASNLKAGDVCVFELVNGKDRVLDVHIYRAGRLLSF; this comes from the exons ATGGCTTCAACTAGCTTCCAACCAAAGAACAAGTCTCCTTCCACTGTGATCAGCTTCTTCAAGATTCTTCTCAGTAAAAGTCTCCAAGCTGGAACTCTT AAGATACCAAGAAAGTTCAGTAGGATATATGGTGGTGGTGTGCCGAATCCAGTGTATCTTAAGCTTCCAGACGGCACTCAATGGAAAATAGATTGGACTAATCATAATGGTGAGATTATATTTGAAAATGGTTGGAAAGAGTTTGCTGCATATTACTCTCTAGATCAAGGGCACTTGTTGTGGTTTGACTATAAAAAAACTTCTCTTTTTGAGGTTCACATATTTGACATGAGTTGCCTTGAAATAAACTATCCTCCCAATGATCACACTGATGATGATTGTGTTGAGATTTTAAATAAGCCCCCATCACCACTCCGGGGGGGTCTAAGGAAGCGGTCGGTAGCACCATTATCGACTCCTTCTAAAACGAAACGATTGAGAAGTGCTACAAAATCTAGAGATGTCGAAAGAGGTAGCCAATCTAAGGATACAAGCCTTGAAATGCCAGTATTTTCATCTTCCCGGCAAGATTTCCTTG ATTTCTCTCCTGGGACCAGTGGGTTTAAGGCTCTGAAAGAAGCTGAGAAGTTCAGCTCTGAAAATCCCTTTTTCATTGTCAAGATAAGGCAAGCTATACGTTCAAACCGT AATTTTCCAGCTTCCTTTTTcataaaatactttaaaaatgAGGTGCAGAAAGTAAAGATAAGGTTTGAGGGGAACTTGTTTCCTGCAAAGTTGCGGTATTATCGACAAAATTCTACTGCCTTTATCTCTTCTGGATGGCTCCAATTTGCTCAAGCAAGTAAATTACAACCTGGGGATGTTACTGTGTTTGAGCTCGTCGATAGAGATGATCCGGTGTTTGAAACTCATATTTATAGAGCCAAAG CTTTCAAGTCATGGTCCTGTGGCTTTCAATCTCTGAAAGCAGCTCGGAATTTCAAGTCAGAAAATCCCTCTTTCATGGTCAAGATCACACAAACAAATCTACCAAGAACAACTGCT GTCATACCAGTTCCCTTCTTCACAAAGTATTTTGCAAGGAAGAAGCCGAATATACAGATAAAGTTGAGAAACAAGTTGTTGCCAGCAAAGTTGCTCTATTATCCATCATCTTCTGCTGCCTATATCTCTGCCGGTTGGCAAGCTTTTGTTGGTGCCAGTAATTTAAAGGCTGGAGATGTTTGTGTCTTTGAGCTTGTCAATGGAAAAGATCGAGTGCTCGATGTTCATATTTATAGAGCCGGTCGTTTGTTAAGCTTTTAG
- the LOC112717098 gene encoding B3 domain-containing transcription factor VRN1 yields MASSSFQHNHHSPSTVISFFMIVLTESLQNGILKLPNKFSKKYGNGFPNPVYLKPADDTEWRIDWTNQDGEIQFEKGWREFAAYYSLENGHLLWFEYNGTSKMEVQIFDMSCLEIEYPSKDLINDGNLAGILNEQPQPKKKANAAPKPSSPSRGKRVKFAVETIDLEDSEEDNQLDSQSEETQLKKLPYVNDFYPGTSGFQALNEALKFKSENPFFIVKARQSNVSRPTVNFQASFFRKYFEKEQNVQIRFQKILIPAKLRCYPYNSQAIISSGWGLFVRTSTLQPGDVTIFELIEREDPVLDVHIYRAQAFQPQSSGIQSQKEAKKSKSPKESKNSEAQNPSFVIKITESDLSKSRAKVPVSFFNKYFKKKEPYVVIRFDSKLWPAKLLCYPGSAYISCGWLDFTLDNNLKAGDVCILELVNEKDALLECRIYRADG; encoded by the exons ATGGCTTCCTCTAGCTTCCAACACAATCACCATTCTCCTTCAACTGTGATCAGtttcttcatgattgttctcaCAGAAAGCCTTCAAAATGGAATTCTT AAGCTACCAAACAAGTTTAGTAAGAAGTATGGTAATGGTTTTCCGAATCCAGTGTATCTGAAGCCTGCAGATGACACTGAATGGAGAATAGATTGGACTAATCAAGATGGTGAGATTCAGTTTGAAAAGGGCTGGAGAGAGTTTGCTGCATATTACTCTCTCGAAAATGGCCATTTGTTGTGGTTTGAGTACAATGGAACTTCTAAAATGGAAGTACAAATATTCGACATGAGTTGCCTTGAGATAGAGTATCCTTCCAAGGACCTCATCAATGATGGTAACTTGGCTGGGATCTTGAATGAACAGCCGCAGCCGAAGAAAAAGGCGAATGCAGCACCGAAGCCATCATCTCCTTCTAGAGGTAAAAGAGTGAAATTTGCTGTTGAAACTATAGATTTGGAAGATAGTGAAGAAGATAACCAATTGGATAGCCAATCCGAAGAGACACAGCTTAAGAAATTGCCATATGTGAATG ATTTCTATCCTGGGACCAGTGGGTTTCAAGCTCTGAATGAAGCACTGAAATTCAAATCAGAAAATCCCTTTTTCATAGTCAAGGCAAGGCAAAGCAATGTATCAAGACCAACAGTT AATTTCcaagcttcctttttcagaaAGTATTTTGAAAAGGAGCAGAATGTACAGATAAGGTTTCAGAAGATATTGATTCCTGCAAAGCTGCGCTGTTATCCATATAATTCTCAGGCCATTATCTCTTCCGGTTGGGGTCTTTTCGTTCGAACAAGTACACTACAACCTGGGGATGTTACTATTTTTGAGCTCATCGAAAGAGAAGATCCAGTGCTTGATGTTCATATTTATAGAGCCCAAG CTTTCCAGCCTCAGAGCTCTGGGATTCAATCTCAGAAAGAAGCTAAGAAGTCCAAAAGTCCAAAAGAATCTAAGAACTCCGAGGCACAAAATCCCTCTTTCGTGATCAAGATAACAGAAAGTGATCTATCAAAATCAAGGGCT AAAGTGCCAGTTTCCTTCTTCAACAAGTATTTCAAAAAGAAGGAGCCATATGTAGTGATAAGATTTGATAGCAAGTTGTGGCCTGCAAAGTTGCTGTGTTATCCGGGTAGTGCCTATATCTCCTGCGGTTGGCTGGATTTCACTCTTGACAATAATTTAAAAGCTGGAGATGTTTGTATCCTTGAGCTCGTCAATGAAAAAGATGCATTGCTCGAATGTCGAATTTATAGAGCAGATGGTTAA